ATTCCTCTCTGTATCAGTTAAAGCCTCTAGAGTACAGACTAAACAGAATGAAAATGATTTGACTGCATGGGGCATTTTCTATTACACAGTTTgattataatgttaaatatagagCCCAGTTTTAATGCCACCAATAAAAAGTTTTAGCTACatgctgttctgaaaacactAATATTTCACTGTGTGAGTGTGGCAATTATGGAAGCAGTTATTCACAGCAGTTACTGTATTTTAACAGCCTCTCTTCTatgtctataaaataaaacttagaGATTACATTTACCAGGAAATttgtacaaatgagaaaatatctGTCTTCATGTAATACTCTAGAGTGGGATGTGACTCTGATTAACAGCTGCAGAGCTGCTCTCAACACAGCTTCtctgtaatatttatgcaaatctcCACCTCCTCTTGTAATATTAGCACCGTGCTTATTTAGAGAGGAAGCGGTTCTCATTAATCCTCCttcaacacaaacatgtttactTCAGctccactgctgctgctgctggctcTCGCCCCCTGTGAGTGTTTGTATTTAAGCTTTATTACTTTATCTGATCCTTTCAGTTCCACATGTGaaccttttcttttcctcttttcacAGCTGTGTTCTGTGCTACTGAGCTCCTCCAGCCAGACTCAGTGGTTATAAAGCCAGGAGAAACTTTAACCATCACCTGTAGAGTGTCTGGAGCTTCTATCACTGATAGCAGCAGCCACTATGGAACAGCTTGGATTCGACAACCTGCAGGAAAATCTCTGGAATGGATCAACAGCATTTATTATAATGGGGGTATTAATAAGAAAGATTCACTTAAAGACAAGTTTGTCATCTCTCGAGACACATCCAGCAACACAGTAATATTAACAgggcagaacatgcagactgaagacacagctgtgtattactgcgctcgtgaaccacagtgagacagatgaACAACATCCCTGTAAAAAAACACCTCATACAAAGTCCTATTAGAACTTATGAATGACAATATGTGAACGTTATAACAAAATTATCACAAGGACAACACTTTTCCACCCAAGTctaaatggaaaataaacaaataaatacataaatcatCTATAAGACAAATTCAGTTATTGTTATGAGTAGTTTGTAGTATAGATTTTAAGCAGTCTGCCGACAAAGCCATGATCTCCAACATTGCTGCACATTCTACATCAGTGGTCTCAAACTCCCGGCCCACAGGCCACTTCAGGCCCGCCTTCCCCCTCAGTCCGGCCCGCGACgggatgcaaaaaaaacatatatatatatatatatatatatatatatatatatataaaatctggcCCGCCAAatctaatgatattttataGCGTTTTCATGCCAATTCAACCTATCgttttgaaataattaaaataaaaacacaattctgtttttttaaaaatgcatttcgtTTGTTATGGCAAGGTCAAAGTTGGCCAAAATGCGTGCAAGGTGCTGAAGAATAAAGATGTTGCTGTCAAAATCAAAACGTAAAGTGGATGATGAACACAGACTGTTTCAAGAAAGATGGACTACCAAGTACTTCTTTCTGTGGAGTTTAATAGAAATCCTACTTGCCTGATATGCAACGAAAAAGTTGCAGTTTTAAAGGAATATAATATCAAGCGTCATTATTGGACTAGTAAGGGCAACACGAGCCACGCAGCTACAGAGAGGTTTTATATCTCAGCAAAGTATTTTTCATAAAGACAAAAAAGGATGCTGAAACTGCAGTTGAGGCAAGTTATGTGGTAAGTGAATTAATCACCAAAGCCGGAAAGCCATTCACTGAAGGCCTGTTTCTGAAGGACTGTATGATGAAAGTTGCGGATATTTTATGTCCAGAAAAAAAGAGCTTGTTCAACAATATAGCGCTATCGGCTAACGCGGTGGCGGAGCGGATCAGCGAGTTATCAAGTGACATTTATGATCAGTTACGTGATAAAGTTAAAGCTTTCCCTGCATACTCTGTGGCGCTTGATGAAAGCACAGATAAAACTGACAGTGCACAGCTCGCAATTTTCATAAGGGGTATTAATGAGAAGTTCGAAGTGACAGAATAGTTGCTAAGTTTGTGTCCATTGCACGGCCGCACCACATCCAAAGATATTTTTCAGGAGCTGTGTGACGTGTTTGAGTGTGCTCGTTTACCATGGAGACGACTGGTAGGCATTACAACCCTTCTATGATAGGCAGAATAAACGTACTGGTTGCACTGGTACAACGAAATTAGAAGAGGAAAAAGCAGGTCCAGCAGTTGTTCTGCACTTCATTATACACCAACAGGCACTGTGCAGTAAGTGCCTGAAATATGAACATGTCATATCTGTTGTcctgaaatgtattaattatatcaGATCCAGGGGTTTGCAGCGGTGCCAGTTTAGGGCCTTTTTGCAAGAAATTGagtcagcatttggtgatgtacTTTACTGAGGTGCGCTGGCTCAGCATGGGAAATGTCCTGAAGAGATTCTGAGTTAAGAACAGAGGTGAAGAGATTCATGGAAGATGGCAGAATGGATGTTCATGAATTTGATGATCCAAAATGGGTGATGGATCTTGCCTTCCTAGTGGACATAACACATGAGCTAAACCTTCTTAACCTGAAGCTCTAGGGCCCTGATCAGCTCATCACAGCAGCTTATGAAAACACGAAAGCCTTCTCCATAAAactgaaattgtgaaaatgtcagCTTTCTGCAAAAAACCTTAGCCATTTCCCATCATGCAGATCTCTTGTGGAGGAGGGCACATCATTCAGTGGTGACAAATATACGCCTGCTATTGACAACCTACTGCAGGAATTTGATGAGCGCTTTACTGATTTCAAGGCACACCATGACACTTTCCAGCTGTATGCAGACCCCTTCTCAGTTGATGTGGAGAGTGTCCCAAGTGTGTTGCAAATGGAACTTATTGACTTGCAGTGTAACAGTGAACTAAAAACTAAATTCAGGGAGGCACAGGGAACAGCAGATCTCATTGGACAATTTCCGAGAGACTTACCTCCATCCTTCCCAGaactgttaaaaatgttcaGTCGGTTAATGTGTCTTTTTGGAAGCACATATCTCTGTGAAAAAACAATGAACTTTAATAAATGCAAGTACAGGTCCAGGTTTACTGATGCCCATCTTGAAGCTGTACTTAGGGTTTTGACTACAACCTCAATCAGGACAAATGTATctcaattgttttttttgggtttttttgatcaaggtttctttattaacatttttcaaattaaacatataACACCAACCAAACAGACagaacaaccccccccccctcctcttcTCGGCGGTCAGGCAGCGCCTCATGTGCAGCTAGGGAGCGGAGGCTTCGTTCGGGTCCGAGTCTTCTGCAagggagaaacaaacaaacaaacacacacacacacacacacacacacacacacacacacacacacacacacacacacacacaaccaaccaATTAGACAACACGCATATGACTCCAATGCTAAATAAAGCTCGCAGGAAGCCATGTGCACTTGTCATGTGAGCGGAATCTCTCGTGTCGCGCGGAAGAGCGGCcctttatactctcccctcgtccgctggatggtggaattctcccgTGCGGCGCACCAGTCATCAGCCGGGGGTGTGTCGGTGGCCCCGCCCCACCGCCACGTGCTTCCTGCTTGTCCACAACGTTGCAGCGAGGCCGTCTCTTCAgcagtcggggaaggagcgatttttatttcttgtgcGCCggctatatataatattacatattataaagcCAGACCACCAtagaagagagcaaaagaaataaaattatagaCAATGATCACATAACAATACTGTCAGCATCCATGTCTCtgacaaagaacagaaaaggttgCCGGATTCTGTAAAATTTCCCAGTCGCCCCCCTGACAGTGTACCTAATCTTTTCCAACTTAAGATGAGACATGACTTCCCTGACCCAATGACCATACACTGGTGGAGCAGGATCCTTCCATCTAAACAGTATTAATCTCCTGGCCAGGAGAGTGCATAAGGACATCATGCTGGTCTCGCACCATCTAAAAGGAGTACTCGCCGGGGTCACCCCAAACATCGCAATAAGAGGGGACGGCTGTACTACTCTTCCCAATATCTTAGTAAAGGTCTCAAATATAGATTGCCAGAATGTGTACAGCTTTGGACATGTCCAGAACATATGCAACAGAGTGGCTGGGGCCTGTCTGCATCGACAACATGTGGGATCTACGTCGGAATTAATCTTCGAGAGTCTAGCTTTGGACCAATGCAGACGGTGAACAATTTTAAATTGGACAACCGCATGTCTGAGACatatggaggaggagaaaatcccCTGGATTACCTTGCACCAATCAGCATCAGAAATTGATTCGCCTAAGTCCGCCTCCCATTTATTCTTAAGGAGATCTAAGGACGACAAGTCATGCATGCTGAGTAGGTCATAGATAACCCTTATTGTCTGCTTCCTGGCCAGTTTACAGTTAAAAATTGCATCTAATAGCGAATTGGAATGGCACAATGGGAAGGTGTCCGAATTTAAGTCCACAAAGCTTCTAAgctgcaaatatttataaaaatgcgaTCTGGGAAtgtcatatttctgcatgagCTGCTCGAATGAGACAAAAACGCCCTCAAAATAGAGATCAAACAGTAAGACAGCTCCATTTCTAGACCAAGTAACGAAAGTCTTATCCAACAAAGATGGGAGAAACAGATGATTATTTGCAGTTGGCCCCATGAGTGACAAGTCTCCAAGAGAGAAAGATCTAAACTGATTCCAAATTTTGATTGAGTGTACAACAACTGGATTAGAGGTAAAGCTAGACAGAGGTTGTGCGAATGGTAATTTAGCACACAGTAGGGCCAACGGGAACGTGGACGCGATAGACGCCCCCTCCATAAGTGTCCATACAGGGGCTGCCACACTCTTCCCCCATCCAGTACAACAGACCTGGGCATTGTACGGCCCACGGGCCACATACGGCCCTTTGGTTGACTCTGACCGGCCCGCGTAAGGTTGAGTggaaattacaaaataaacatattttccaATTTTACCTCATGCATGGACTGAAGCTGcattgcttttattttgaaattgtttttttattcatgtgcaTAATGACACAATACGTAAATCAATACGTGCACATGATTGAATCAACACAAGCAGGTCACAAGGCGATTTTAGCCCTCAAAAATGTTCGCTCAtgctaaaaaaagaaaggtagATGCCGAATGCAGggttttcaacaaaaaaatggactgctaagtatttatttactgaagtcGGAGGTAAAGCCGTGTGTTTAGTTTGCGGAGAGCAGATCGCCGTGTTTAAGGATTACAATTTGAGTCGGCATTTTGAGACGAAACACGCAGAGAAATACAAAAACTTGAATGATGCTGAAAAGCCGTGGACATCGGAAGCTTTGCTAGCtaagctacaacagcagcaagGCTTTTTTTACCAAGCTTCACACATTCAGGGATGCAGCAACCAAGACCAGCTTTATGATATCCCACAAAATCGCTAAAAACAGTAAGCCATTCTCGGAGGGGGAGTTTGTCAAAGAGTGCTTGGTGGACTCTGCAGCACTAATATGCCCTGAAAAAAAAGGAGCATTTGAGCAAGTCCTGCTGTCCAGGCGAACCATGACTAGAAGGATCGAGGACATTGCGGGGAATTTGGAGCTTCAGCTGCAACGTGAGGTGGGAAGTTTTGACTTTTTCTCCTTGGCTTTAGACGAGAGCATTGATGTGAGTGACACTGCCCAGTTACTCGTATTTGTCTGTGGGATAACGGACTTCAAGATTACAGAGGAGCTGTCAGCAATGCGGCCAATGAAAGGGACGACGACAGGGAGCGATCTTTTCACGGAGGTAAATACATGCATGGAGACGCTGGGACTGAAATGGGAAAGGCTGGCAGGAGTCACAACGGACGGTTGTCCAAATCTAACAGGGAAAAATATCGGACTTTTGAAATGTATGCAAGATAAAGTGACTGAAATTGACACAGATCAGAAATTGGTAATTTTGCATTGTATTATACATCAGCATGTGTTTGCAAGTCAGTGCTAAAAATTAACCATGTCATTGATGTAACTAAAATAGTTAACTTCATCAGGGCACGAGCATTGAATCACAGAcagtttgttttacttttggaGGAGCATGAGACTGAACATAGTGACATCCGCTACCACACAGCTGTCAGATGGCTCAGCCTTGGCAAAATACTAAAAAGAGTTTGGGACCTGAAAGCAGAGATTCGAGAGTTTTGTGAGAAGAAAGGCAAAGACATCCCAGAGCTCTCAGATGAGGACTGGATGGCAGATTTTGCATTTGCTGTTGATGTGACTGCACTGATGAATGAACTAAACAC
This genomic interval from Ictalurus furcatus strain D&B chromosome 2, Billie_1.0, whole genome shotgun sequence contains the following:
- the LOC128616964 gene encoding uncharacterized protein LOC128616964, whose protein sequence is MFTSAPLLLLLALAPSVFCATELLQPDSVVIKPGETLTITCRVSGASITDSSSHYGTAWIRQPAGKSLEWINSIYYNGGINKKDSLKDKFVISRDTSSNTVILTGQNMQTEDTAVYYCAREPQSLVEEGTSFSGDKYTPAIDNLLQEFDERFTDFKAHHDTFQLYADPFSVDVESVPKHMQQSGWGLSASTTCGIYVGINLRESSFGPMQTVNNFKLDNRMSETYGGGENPLDYLAPISIRN